One stretch of Fibrobacter succinogenes DNA includes these proteins:
- the folE gene encoding GTP cyclohydrolase I FolE produces MDFKKMEDGFRMILEGMGEDPNREGLIDTPKRVAKMYAELMTSLTGEMKAEDILKTRFHEKYDEMIIVPDIQFASMCEHHFLPFTGKAHVAYIPGDCVVGLSKIPRVVEYYARMPQIQERMTRQIAELIQKVLQPKGVAVVLEASHMCMTMRGVKKPGAMMVTTQLLGRFKTDEKTRAEFMSRIYAPR; encoded by the coding sequence ATGGATTTTAAGAAAATGGAAGACGGCTTCCGGATGATTCTGGAAGGCATGGGCGAAGACCCGAACCGTGAAGGCCTTATCGATACGCCGAAGCGTGTTGCTAAGATGTACGCTGAGCTCATGACAAGCCTTACGGGCGAAATGAAGGCCGAAGACATCCTCAAGACCCGCTTCCACGAGAAGTACGATGAAATGATTATCGTGCCGGACATCCAGTTTGCAAGCATGTGCGAACACCACTTTTTGCCGTTCACGGGCAAGGCCCACGTGGCCTATATCCCGGGTGATTGCGTGGTCGGCCTCTCGAAGATTCCGCGCGTGGTGGAATATTACGCCCGCATGCCGCAGATCCAGGAACGCATGACGCGCCAGATTGCAGAACTCATCCAGAAAGTGCTCCAGCCGAAGGGTGTCGCGGTCGTTTTGGAAGCGAGCCATATGTGCATGACGATGCGCGGTGTGAAAAAGCCGGGTGCCATGATGGTCACGACGCAGCTTTTGGGTCGTTTCAAGACCGACGAAAAGACTCGCGCTGAGTTCATGTCCCGCATTTACGCTCCTAGATAG